Proteins from a genomic interval of Candidatus Eremiobacterota bacterium:
- a CDS encoding DUF3800 domain-containing protein, whose translation MLAFYADESGSFSVRDPAQPWVVLLAIGFDDDHWGTIERALNDLKRRHFPGCHPSAVEDNRPSSPETSVTRVVERPYFHDSSRSNHIQLADIIAYNVLRRFRNGDPNYPYFTRILPKLRCSTSCGGDGLALYA comes from the coding sequence GTGCTCGCCTTTTATGCGGATGAATCCGGCTCTTTCAGCGTTCGCGACCCCGCACAACCCTGGGTTGTCTTGCTGGCGATCGGATTTGACGACGACCATTGGGGAACGATCGAGCGCGCCCTGAACGATCTCAAACGACGTCATTTTCCGGGATGTCATCCGAGCGCAGTCGAGGACAACCGACCCAGCTCGCCCGAAACGAGTGTTACCCGCGTGGTCGAACGCCCGTATTTCCACGATTCATCTCGAAGCAATCACATTCAGCTCGCCGATATCATCGCCTATAACGTGCTGCGGCGCTTTCGGAATGGTGATCCGAACTACCCTTACTTCACGCGGATATTGCCCAAACTACGCTGCTCCACGTCTTGCGGCGGCGACGGTCTCGCACTATATGCGTAG
- the cobA gene encoding uroporphyrinogen-III C-methyltransferase, which produces MEGAEPGAERRSNGKVWLVGAGPGDPGLLTLKGARALAQCDTLVYDYLASPAIVALTPPDCEKIYVGKKAGAHTLSQDEITALIVRLGREGKKVVRLKGGDVFVFARGGEEAQALAEAGVPFEIVPGITSAIAAPAYAGIPVTHRKHNTSFTIATGHEDPTKGVSSLDFAKLANRKATTIFLMAMGNLAGIVAQLKEHGLEGDTPVGIVHEGTKPAQEVLTATLDTVVDEVARTGITAPAIVVIGDVVRERARIRWFDAQPLFGKRVLVTRPAHQADDFATRLWEAGAEPILAPTIAIGPPDDLGAAREAVARVRDYDWVVFTSRNGVDAFFDRLGELGRDARAFGDVRIAAIGPKTAEALAAHGLRADLLPPTYVNEAVATELLARTNAGERILVYRAHEAREVLPETLRENGRVVDVVAAYKTRFVDDPELIAKTERADIVTFTSSSTVHGFLQNVPRAASSLAAKTVAAIGPITAQTARDAGIRVDIIANAFTVDGLMLALGEKVPV; this is translated from the coding sequence GGTCGGCGCGGGCCCCGGTGATCCGGGGCTTTTGACGCTCAAGGGGGCGCGCGCCCTCGCGCAGTGCGACACGCTCGTGTACGACTACCTGGCGTCGCCGGCGATCGTCGCGCTCACGCCGCCCGACTGCGAGAAGATCTACGTCGGAAAGAAAGCCGGCGCGCACACGCTCTCGCAGGACGAGATCACCGCGCTGATCGTGCGGCTCGGGCGCGAAGGCAAAAAGGTCGTGCGGCTCAAGGGCGGCGACGTGTTCGTGTTCGCGCGCGGCGGCGAGGAGGCGCAGGCGCTGGCCGAAGCCGGCGTCCCGTTCGAGATCGTCCCCGGCATCACGTCGGCGATCGCCGCGCCCGCGTACGCCGGCATTCCGGTGACGCACCGCAAGCACAACACCTCGTTCACGATCGCGACGGGCCACGAGGACCCGACGAAAGGCGTCAGCTCGCTCGACTTCGCGAAGCTCGCCAACCGCAAGGCCACGACGATTTTCTTGATGGCGATGGGCAACCTCGCCGGGATCGTCGCGCAGCTGAAGGAGCATGGTCTCGAAGGCGACACGCCGGTCGGGATCGTGCACGAAGGGACGAAGCCGGCGCAAGAGGTGCTGACCGCGACGCTCGACACCGTCGTCGACGAGGTGGCGCGCACCGGCATCACCGCACCGGCGATCGTGGTGATCGGCGACGTCGTGCGCGAGCGCGCGCGGATCCGCTGGTTCGACGCGCAGCCGCTGTTCGGCAAGCGCGTTCTGGTGACGCGTCCGGCGCACCAGGCCGACGACTTCGCGACGCGGCTGTGGGAAGCGGGCGCGGAGCCGATCCTCGCGCCGACGATCGCGATCGGCCCGCCGGACGACCTCGGCGCCGCGCGCGAGGCCGTGGCACGAGTGCGCGACTACGACTGGGTCGTCTTCACCAGCCGCAACGGCGTCGACGCGTTCTTCGACCGGCTCGGCGAGCTCGGCCGCGACGCGCGCGCCTTCGGCGATGTCCGAATCGCGGCGATCGGGCCGAAGACCGCCGAAGCGCTCGCCGCGCACGGCTTGCGCGCCGATCTGCTCCCGCCTACGTATGTCAACGAAGCAGTAGCGACGGAGCTCCTCGCCCGCACAAACGCCGGCGAGCGCATCCTGGTCTATCGCGCGCACGAAGCGCGCGAGGTGCTGCCCGAGACGCTGCGGGAGAACGGACGCGTGGTCGACGTCGTCGCGGCGTACAAGACGCGCTTCGTCGACGATCCGGAACTGATCGCAAAGACCGAGCGCGCCGACATCGTGACGTTCACGAGCTCCAGCACCGTCCACGGCTTCCTCCAGAACGTGCCTCGCGCAGCATCGTCGCTCGCCGCGAAAACGGTTGCAGCAATCGGCCCGATCACCGCGCAAACCGCCCGCGACGCCGGCATACGAGTCGACATAATCGCAAATGCATTTACGGTTGATGGGCTGATGCTCGCACTCGGCGAAAAGGTGCCGGTGTAA